The proteins below are encoded in one region of Tsuneonella sp. CC-YZS046:
- a CDS encoding DUF47 family protein, which yields MAKRQIAVLPYRADSPAVDATIRILLITSRGKGRWVVPKGKPIAGLSPHASAGREAEEEAGVLGAACPTPIGSYRFRKRRSSGASVWTDVLVFPFAVTEELESWNEQHERERRWFTLADAARAVDEEDLRALIRSFGAKEFRAAAQGRKFITAVADKTGVNAMFGWFQKLLPQQGNFFELFEQQAATLVAGADALARLLQGGPGKFAHIREIEEREHDADNITREVLQTVRRTFLTPFDRGAITDLIAAMDDAIDEMQQTAGAVDLYEISEFEPEMRDMAGIIVDAARLTAEAIPLLRRIADNGVRLHELTERLVRMEGHADEIHAAGLRRIFKEIGGRDPLQFITRQELFKRLERVVDRFEDVANEIDGLVIDHS from the coding sequence ATGGCCAAGCGGCAAATCGCTGTGCTGCCCTACCGCGCCGACTCTCCCGCCGTCGATGCTACGATCCGCATTCTCCTCATTACGTCCCGTGGAAAGGGGCGATGGGTCGTGCCCAAGGGCAAGCCCATCGCAGGGCTTTCGCCCCATGCCAGCGCGGGAAGGGAGGCGGAGGAGGAAGCGGGCGTTCTGGGCGCTGCCTGCCCCACGCCGATCGGTTCCTATCGTTTTCGCAAGCGGCGGAGTTCCGGCGCGTCGGTCTGGACGGATGTGCTCGTATTCCCGTTCGCCGTCACCGAGGAACTCGAAAGCTGGAACGAGCAGCACGAACGTGAGCGGCGCTGGTTCACGCTCGCGGATGCGGCGCGGGCTGTGGACGAGGAAGACCTGCGGGCCTTGATCCGGAGTTTCGGGGCAAAGGAATTCCGGGCGGCGGCGCAGGGCAGGAAATTCATAACCGCGGTCGCGGACAAGACAGGGGTGAATGCTATGTTCGGATGGTTCCAGAAACTACTGCCCCAGCAAGGCAATTTCTTCGAACTGTTCGAGCAGCAGGCCGCCACCCTGGTGGCTGGAGCGGATGCCCTTGCCCGGCTGCTGCAGGGCGGGCCGGGCAAGTTCGCGCATATTCGCGAGATCGAGGAGCGCGAGCATGACGCCGACAACATCACACGGGAAGTCCTGCAGACCGTGCGCCGCACTTTCCTGACTCCGTTCGATCGCGGCGCGATCACCGATTTGATCGCGGCGATGGACGATGCCATCGACGAGATGCAGCAGACCGCAGGCGCGGTCGATCTTTACGAAATCTCGGAATTCGAGCCGGAAATGCGGGATATGGCTGGCATAATCGTCGATGCGGCGCGGCTGACGGCCGAAGCGATCCCGCTGCTGCGGAGGATTGCCGACAATGGAGTGCGCCTGCATGAGCTGACCGAGCGGCTCGTGCGGATGGAAGGTCACGCGGATGAAATCCATGCGGCGGGCCTCAGGCGGATATTCAAGGAAATCGGCGGCAGGGACCCCCTGCAATTCATTACTCGCCAGGAATTGTTCAAACGGCTGGAACGTGTGGTCGACCGGTTCGAGGATGTCGCGAACGAGATCGACGGCCTCGTGATCGATCATTCCTGA
- a CDS encoding inorganic phosphate transporter has protein sequence MDHSISLPLLVGLIGLALAFDFLNGLHDAANAIATVVSTRLLSPLAAVAFAAFGNFAAYWVVGLHVAETVGKGIVDKDVVTPAVVFGALIGAMFWNVLTWLKGIPSSSSHALIGGLLGAGVTHAGPAAVEVSGTLKTVAAIFLSPLIGFAIAMLLMLLTSWLFHGIQSRRVNKSFKGLHLISSAAYSISHGGNDAQKTMGIIAVLLYSTGHMGGEFHVPHWVVISCYMAIAMGTLAGGWKIIKTMGSRLTKLNHHSGFCASAAGSVVVFSASAMGIPISTTHAITGGVVGTGAARRASAVRWSVASRVIVAWFITIPASAVVGALFYLLTRLF, from the coding sequence ATGGATCACAGCATCTCCTTGCCGCTGCTGGTCGGGCTGATCGGGCTGGCCCTGGCGTTCGACTTTCTCAACGGCCTGCATGATGCGGCGAATGCGATCGCCACCGTCGTTTCGACCCGCCTGCTATCCCCGCTGGCTGCCGTTGCCTTTGCGGCTTTCGGCAATTTCGCCGCTTACTGGGTTGTCGGGCTTCACGTCGCGGAAACGGTGGGCAAGGGGATCGTCGACAAGGATGTGGTGACGCCCGCCGTCGTCTTTGGCGCCTTGATCGGCGCGATGTTCTGGAATGTCCTGACCTGGCTCAAGGGGATTCCCTCGTCGTCGAGCCACGCGCTGATCGGCGGGCTTCTCGGGGCCGGCGTCACCCATGCCGGCCCGGCCGCGGTCGAGGTTTCCGGCACGCTCAAGACCGTGGCGGCGATCTTCCTTTCCCCTCTGATCGGCTTCGCCATCGCCATGCTGCTGATGCTGCTGACCAGCTGGCTTTTCCACGGCATACAATCGCGGCGGGTGAACAAGAGCTTCAAGGGACTGCACCTGATTTCATCGGCCGCCTATTCGATTAGCCATGGCGGCAACGATGCGCAGAAGACCATGGGGATAATCGCCGTGCTGCTCTATTCCACGGGCCATATGGGCGGCGAGTTCCATGTGCCTCACTGGGTGGTGATCTCATGCTATATGGCGATTGCCATGGGCACGCTGGCCGGCGGCTGGAAGATCATCAAGACGATGGGCAGCAGGCTGACCAAGCTCAACCATCATTCGGGTTTCTGCGCATCGGCTGCCGGATCGGTGGTCGTGTTCAGCGCCAGCGCGATGGGAATCCCGATCTCCACGACCCATGCGATCACCGGCGGCGTGGTAGGCACAGGGGCCGCGAGGCGGGCCAGCGCGGTGCGCTGGAGCGTGGCCAGCCGCGTGATCGTCGCCTGGTTCATCACCATTCCGGCCAGCGCTGTGGTGGGCGCCCTGTTCTATTTGCTGACCCGCCTGTTTTGA
- a CDS encoding CoA transferase, with amino-acid sequence MSSAPMTGLRVIDLSQIYNGPYATYLMALAGAEVIKVEPPAGEPLRKRAVVGGAGLPFAMLNGAKRSITLDLKSEEGKQALLELADGADVLVENFSPGVMDRLGLGADVLQQRNPRLIYAASSGYGRDGPYKSYPAMDLTMQAMSGAMFVTGFPDRPPVKCGPAIADFFAGIHLYGAITTALYERERTGVARRVEVTMQDSIYASLSSNLGLAWAKGDEAQFARTANRHGGLAECPYNVYPTADGHIAMICARDEHWVRLSELMGKGELGADPRYSTLKERVARMDEVDEMVGAWSSQLPTQEVFERLMGARIACAPVRTLAEVMEDENMFARGSLLHVDHPQYGRIVVQQTPLRLEGAPLRNPEPSEELGASTAEILGQLTGLEEDQIARAAGR; translated from the coding sequence ATGTCATCGGCCCCTATGACGGGTCTTCGGGTTATTGACCTGAGCCAGATATACAATGGCCCCTATGCGACCTATCTGATGGCGCTGGCGGGAGCGGAAGTGATCAAGGTCGAGCCGCCAGCGGGTGAGCCGCTGCGCAAGCGGGCGGTCGTGGGCGGCGCGGGCTTGCCCTTTGCCATGCTCAACGGTGCCAAGCGTTCGATCACGCTGGATCTCAAGAGCGAGGAAGGCAAGCAGGCGTTGCTGGAGCTTGCCGATGGCGCGGATGTGCTGGTCGAGAATTTCTCGCCCGGCGTGATGGACCGGCTCGGCCTGGGGGCGGACGTGCTTCAGCAGCGCAACCCGCGCCTGATCTACGCCGCCAGCTCCGGTTATGGCCGGGATGGGCCATATAAATCCTATCCGGCGATGGACCTGACGATGCAGGCGATGTCCGGCGCCATGTTTGTGACGGGTTTTCCGGATCGTCCGCCGGTCAAATGCGGCCCGGCCATCGCGGATTTCTTCGCAGGCATCCATCTCTATGGAGCGATCACAACCGCGCTTTACGAGCGGGAGCGCACCGGCGTGGCCCGCCGCGTGGAAGTGACGATGCAGGATTCGATCTATGCTTCGCTCAGCTCCAACCTGGGCCTTGCCTGGGCCAAGGGCGACGAGGCGCAGTTCGCGCGCACTGCGAACCGCCATGGCGGGCTCGCGGAATGCCCCTATAATGTCTATCCTACCGCTGACGGGCATATCGCGATGATCTGCGCCCGGGACGAACACTGGGTCCGCTTGTCCGAACTGATGGGCAAGGGGGAACTGGGTGCCGATCCGCGCTATTCCACCCTCAAGGAACGTGTGGCGCGGATGGACGAGGTCGATGAAATGGTCGGCGCGTGGAGTTCGCAGCTCCCTACGCAGGAAGTGTTCGAGCGGCTGATGGGGGCGCGTATCGCCTGTGCGCCGGTAAGGACTCTGGCGGAGGTGATGGAAGACGAGAACATGTTCGCGCGCGGGTCCTTGCTGCATGTCGACCATCCTCAATATGGCCGGATCGTGGTGCAGCAGACCCCGCTCCGGCTGGAAGGCGCGCCTTTGCGCAATCCCGAACCCAGCGAGGAACTCGGAGCTTCGACCGCCGAGATTCTGGGGCAATTGACTGGATTGGAAGAGGATCAGATCGCGAGAGCGGCTGGAAGGTAA